A stretch of Brassica napus cultivar Da-Ae chromosome C6, Da-Ae, whole genome shotgun sequence DNA encodes these proteins:
- the LOC106404739 gene encoding probable BOI-related E3 ubiquitin-protein ligase 2 produces the protein MEPTNAGYCTNNQTGYGVVSTDYSPPLLNMYGVSSTVDTVPTTTDSFTYYGANVDCDVIPLPSSRDATSDYYHQNPRSLSSTSVPPTNPFSFLGQDIDISSHINQQQHDIDRFVSLHMERVRFEVQEKRKRQARTIMEAIEHGLVKRLRVKEEEGERIWKINHALGERVKSLSTENQIWRDLAQTNEVTANSLRNNLEQVLAQVKDSGAGLDSDDAESCCGSSAGEETVRRMVAIEALDKAAKGRMCRNCGEQESCVLLLPCRHLCLCGVCGSSVHTCPICSSPKNASVHLDPVYGNSSSFFFVNGSFFFFLNTIVRKLIEFLVNKSKQGDLFR, from the exons ATGGAACCAACTAATGCCGGTTACTGCACAAACAATCAAACCGGTTACGGCGTCGTTTCAACGGACTATTCACCTCCGCTTCTTAACATGTACGGCGTCTCCTCCACCGTTGATACTGTTCCGACAACAACCGATTCATTCACTTATTACGGTGCTAATGTCGACTGTGATGTAATCCCTTTACCGAGCTCCAGAGATGCAACATCGGATTACTATCATCAGAATCCTAGATCATTATCGTCGACAAGTGTTCCTCCTACTAATCCTTTCTCGTTTCTCGGCCAAGACATCGATATCTCCTCTCACATCAATCAGCAACAGcatgatatcgatcgattcgTCTCCCTTCAC ATGGAGAGAGTGAGATTCGAGGTTcaagagaagaggaagaggcaAGCGAGAACGATAATGGAGGCTATAGAGCATGGACTGGTGAAGAGGCTTCgtgtcaaagaagaagaaggagagagaatCTGGAAGATAAACCACGCGCTTGGGGAACGCGTGAAGTCACTCTCCACCGAGAACCAAATCTGGCGGGATCTCGCTCAGACCAACGAAGTAACCGCCAACAGCCTCCGCAACAACCTCGAGCAGGTCCTGGCGCAGGTTAAGGACTCTGGCGCAGGATTAGATAGCGATGATGCGGAGTCGTGTTGCGGGAGTAGCGCGGGTGAAGAAACGGTTAGGCGTATGGTAGCTATTGAGGCGCTTGATAAGGCGGCGAAAGGTAGGATGTGCAGAAACTGTGGGGAGCAGGAATCGTGTGTGTTGCTTTTACCGTGCAGACACTTGTGCCTGTGTGGGGTGTGTGGGTCCAGTGTGCACACGTGCCCTATCTGTAGTTCCCCCAAAAACGCTAGCGTTCATCTTGACCCCGTTTATGGAAACTcctcttcgtttttttttgttaatggaagtttttttttttttttaaatacaatagtAAGGAAATTAATTGAATTTTTAGTCAACAAATCAAAACAAGGAGATTTATTTCGCtag
- the LOC106405856 gene encoding protein PAT1 homolog, which translates to MDAFGKGGSSMNQAPGTDDLKKAVDNPTTGDSLFDASQYAFFGNHVVEEVELGGLEEEDEILSFNGIGDGFSFDKEEVGDSRPLSDVDDLATTFSKLNRDPDVYRNMGPITDRRSSQNSLVPEWTQGEKLPDWYGQQLLDSDAIKDDKAWSATPYPEPQRQLHQNHNQQQFPSEPIIVPKSSFVSYPPQGSISPDQRVGHPNLPYHSGGPQMGSPNFSQFPTLPPQLAGMHHGSPQRTGNMPQFRPALPPNNRPPAQWMNRQNVHPGDNSGIMNNAMLQQLPHQNGLIPPQMQGSQNRLQHPMQPPLGHMPGMQPQLFSPHLSRSSSSASYDGMLGFVDPRESRPGSAQGNRPNMRFHQQGFDGGVQRRYSGWPPYRSKYMTAGEIENILRTQLVATHSNDPYVDDYYHQACLAKKSTGAKLKHHFCPNHLRDLLHPRARTNNEPHAFLQVDAHSLGRVPFSSIRRPRPLLEVDPPNSTKSGNAEHRVSDKPLDEEPLLAARVYIEDGHNLLLDVDDIDRFLELTQLHDGGIQLKQKRQALLETLAVSLQLVDPLAKNGQSRSQDDLIFQSIISLPKGRKLLIRYLQLIFPGSDLMRIVCMAIFRHLRSLFGVLSSDPDITKTTNKLANVVNSCIHKMDLGPISACLAAVSCSSEQPPLRPLGSPVGDGASTVLKSTLDRASELLRANNFNNAGMALWRASFNEFFNLLMRYCISKYDGIMQSLNSQLPPEFASEISDAAAQAIVREMPIELLRSSFPHIDEQQKRLLMEFLKRSMLGSQKTEPVLG; encoded by the exons ATGGATGCTTTTGGTAAGGGGGGAAGCAGTATGAATCAAGCTCCTGGAACCGATGATCTTAAGAAAGCTGTAGACAATCCTACTACAG GTGATTCACTGTTCGATGCATCTCAGTATGCGTTCTTTGGGAACCATGTTGTGGAGGAGGTTGAGCTTGGTGGACTtgaagaggaagatgagatTTTGTCTTTCAATGGGATAGGGGATGGCTTCTCTTTTGATAAGGAAGAG GTTGGGGATTCTAGGCCTTTGTCTGACGTTGATGATCTTGCTACTACTTTTTCAAAG TTGAATAGGGATCCTGATGTCTATAGAAACATGGGACCAATCACTGATAGGCGATCGAGCCAGA ATTCTTTAGTACCTGAGTGGACTCAGGGGGAGAAGTTGCCAGATTGGTACGGCCAGCAGTTACTGGACTCTGATGCTATCAAAGATGACAAGGCGTGGTCGGCAACACCATATCCTGAACCACAACGTCAGCTGCATCAAAACCACAATCAACAACAGTTTCCCAGTGAGCCGATCATTGTCCCGAAGTCATCTTTTGTTTCATATCCTCCTCAAGGCAGCATATCACCAGATCAGCGCGTAGGACACCCAAATTTACCATATCATTCTGGTGGGCCTCAAATGGGATCGCCAAACTTCTCTCAGTTCCCAACTTTGCCGCCTCAGTTGGCTGGCATGCATCATGGGTCTCCCCAGCGCACTGGGAACATGCCTCAGTTTCGTCCTGCTCTTCCTCCGAATAATCGCCCTCCCGCTCAATGGATGAATCGTCAAAATGTGCATCCTGGTGATAATTCAGGGATCATGAATAACGCGATGCTACAACAGCTGCCTCATCAAAACGGTTTGATACCCCCTCAGATGCAAGGATCTCAGAATAGGTTACAACATCCAATGCAGCCTCCTCTCGGTCATATGCCAGGAATGCAGCCTCAGTTATTCAGTCCCCACCTTTCTCGATCATCATCTTCCGCAAGTTATGATGGAATGCTTGGGTTTGTTGATCCCAGGGAATCAAGACCAGGCTCGGCTCAAGGCAACAGACCGAACATGCGTTTTCATCAACAAGGCTTTGATGGTGGCGTTCAGAGGAGATATAGTGGGTGGCCTCCTTACCGGTCTAAATACATGACAGCAGGGGAGATAGAGAATATACTGAGAACGCAGCTTGTTGCTACACACAGCAATGATCCTTACGTTGATGATTACTACCATCAAGCCTGTCTTGCTAAGAAATCTACAGGTGCGAAACTGAAACATCATTTCTGTCCAAACCACTTGAGGGACCTACTACATCCACGAGCACGGACAAACAATGAGCCCCATGCGTTTCTTCAAGTTGATGCTCATAGTCTTGGTAGAGTTCCTTTCTCTTCAATCCGCAGGCCTCGTCCCCTTCTTGAAGTGGATCCTCCAAATTCAACCAAGTCTGGCAATGCAGAGCACAGGGTTAGCGATAAGCCCCTTGATGAGGAACCCTTGCTCGCAGCTAGAGTGTACATTGAGGATGGTCATAATCTCCTCCTTGATGTTGACGACATAGATCGTTTCTTAGAGCTTACCCAACTCCACGATGGAGGAATCCAGTTGAAACAGAAACGGCAAGCTTTGTTGGAAACCCTTGCGGTTTCACTGCAGCTCGTTGATCCCCTTGCTAAGAATGGGCAAAGCCGGTCCCAGGATGATTTGATCTTTCAAAGTATCATCTCTCTTCCAAAGGGTCGGAAACTACTTATAAGGTATCTTCAGCTTATTTTCCCTGGCAGCGACCTTATGCGTATAGTCTGCATGGCCATTTTCCGTCATCTGAGATCATTGTTTGGAGTCCTCTCATCCGATCCTGATATcaccaaaaccacaaacaaGCTTGCCAACGTTGTGAACTCGTGCATTCACAAGATGGATCTAGGACCCATAAGTGCGTGTCTAGCAGCGGTTTCCTGTTCTTCCGAGCAGCCACCGCTCCGTCCTTTAGGCAGTCCTGTTGGAGACGGAGCTTCCACGGTACTGAAATCTACACTCGACAGGGCTTCTGAGCTTCTCCGGGCTAATAACTTCAACAACGCGGGCATGGCTCTGTGGCGCGCTTCCTTCAATGAGTTCTTCAACCTTCTGATGAGGTACTGCATCAGCAAATACGACGGTATCATGCAGAGTCTGAACTCGCAGTTGCCACCAGAGTTTGCCAGTGAAATATCTGATGCAGCTGCGCAAGCCATTGTCCGTGAAATGCCTATTGAGCTTCTACGTTCGAGTTTCCCACATATTGATGAGCAGCAAAAGAGATTGCTAATGGAGTTTTTGAAACGATCTATGCTTGGAAGCCAGAAAACCGAGCCAGTCTTGGGCTGA
- the LOC106403809 gene encoding glycine-rich RNA-binding protein 4, mitochondrial: MASSDDVGFRCFVRGLDRETDENVLKEAFSKFGNVIGSKIMRDGVMGTSRRCGFVTFEDEKSMRDAIKEMHGQKNTTGFVCFVHRLDRDTDAERLAFAFCMFGEITDCQIAYDIRGKSRGHGFVTFKDEESMRDAVLMMDGHEIDGCQIRVEESHRNKGVSRFLTVVEAPPDRPLRIFSTI, encoded by the exons ATGGCTTCATCAGATGATGTTGGGTTCAGGTGCTTTGTTCGCGGTCTTGACAGGGAAACTGATGAGAATGTTCTTAAGGAAGCATTTTCAAAGTTTGGCAACGTTATCGGTTCTAAA ATCATGAGAGATGGTGTGATGGGAACTTCGAGAAGATGTGGATTCGTTACTTTCGAGGATGAGAAATCCATGAGAGATGCCATTAAGGAAATGCACGGTCAGAAAAACACGACTGGGTTTGTGTGCTTTGTTCATCGTCTGGACCGCGATACTGATGCAGAGCGTCTTGCCTTTGCATTTTGCATGTTCGGCGAGATTACAGATTGTCAG ATCGCTTACGATATCAGAGGAAAATCGAGAGGACATGGTTTTGTAACTTTCAAGGACGAGGAATCTATGAGAGATGCTGTTTTGATGATGGACGGCCATGAGATTGATGGTTGCCAAATACGTGTGGAAGAGTCTCACAGAAATAAGGGAGTTTCTCGATTCTTGACTGTGGTTGAAGCTCCTCCTGACAGACCCCTAAGGATATTTTCGACTATATAA